Part of the bacterium genome is shown below.
GCCGCTGGGGACGGAAATTAAGACGGCGGAGGGGGAGACGCTGGGCGAGATAATAGAGGGGGGCGACGAGTTGGTATTGGCCCGCGGCGGCCGGGGAGGCCGGGGTAACGTTCGGTTCGCGACGCCCACGCTTCAAGTACCGCGGTACGCTGAAAAGGGTGGGCCCGGCCGGGTCCGGCGCGTCCGCTTTACGCTGAAGATAATAGCGGACGTCGCTCTGGTAGGGGCGCCGAACGCGGGTAAGTCGTCGCTGTTGGCGGCGATGAGCACGGCGCGTCCCAAGGTGGCGGCGTACCCGTTTACGACGCTGGCGCCTCAGCTCGGTATCGTAGAGGTAACGCCCGCCAGCGCTTTCGCCGCGGTCGAAGTACCCGGCTTGCTGGAGGGGGCGGCCGAGGGGCGGGGTTTGGGACAGGATTTCTTGCGTCACGTGGAACGGGCGAAGGTTTTGGCGATGGTCGTCGACGTCGCCGGGTCCGCGCCCGCCGACGATTACGCGACCGTTATGGGCGAGCTGAGGCTTTTCGACGCCCGTCTAATTCCCCGGGTGGGGGTCGTAGTTGCGGCCAAGACGGACCTGCCGCACGGCCGCGGCGCGATGGAAGAGCTCCGGGCGGCCGCCGCCGTGGACGTAGTCGCGACGTCGGCCCTTACGGGCGAGGGCGTGACGGCGTTGAAGAGAGCTCTGTGGGAAATAGTGGAAAGCTATGATCATTCAAGGGCTTAATTACGAAGTTACCGTTGCCGGCGAGCGGTACCATGTCCAGACCGAGAACGTCGGCGATAACTTGGTAACCCTCATATTCAAGGGCGGCGCCGTCGTCGCCCGGGCCAAACAGCAAGTCGGCGCGTTGGAAGGCGCCGGCCGGACCGAGAAGCTACGCCGCCTTATGCAGAGCCAACACGAGTTGATGATAAATAAACTGCGGGAGGGCGAACTGGTCCCGATATCGGCGGAAGAGCAGCGCGTAGTGGACCGGGAGGAGAAGGACCTTATCGCGAAATTCTTGGAGGAATGGGCCGAAGAAGAGTAAGCGCCGCGTCGCGCGCGCAGCCGCCCCCGGGGGCGGTTTTTTTTAACCCGGGCCGGCGGGGGTCGGATAACCGCTACCGGGCCGGGCGCTCGGAGGAGGGAGGTTCCGGTTGTATTAGCGCGGTAAACGGTTTATAATAATAACGGTTTTTGATTTAAGGGAGTAAACGTGCGCCTTTTGATTATCGCGTCGGAAGTACCGTACCCGCCCACGGATTCGAACCGCGCGGTGGTTTTTAACCTTCTCCGCTATTTCCGCGATAGGCA
Proteins encoded:
- the obgE gene encoding GTPase ObgE, with translation MFVDEIELEARGGDGGDGAVSFRRERLVPRGGPDGGDGGRGGSVYAVGCEALRTLNHLSGAEVIAAGRGGDGAGRKRAGRAGEDRRIRLPLGTEIKTAEGETLGEIIEGGDELVLARGGRGGRGNVRFATPTLQVPRYAEKGGPGRVRRVRFTLKIIADVALVGAPNAGKSSLLAAMSTARPKVAAYPFTTLAPQLGIVEVTPASAFAAVEVPGLLEGAAEGRGLGQDFLRHVERAKVLAMVVDVAGSAPADDYATVMGELRLFDARLIPRVGVVVAAKTDLPHGRGAMEELRAAAAVDVVATSALTGEGVTALKRALWEIVESYDHSRA